One segment of Panicum virgatum strain AP13 chromosome 3K, P.virgatum_v5, whole genome shotgun sequence DNA contains the following:
- the LOC120696647 gene encoding F-box/kelch-repeat protein At5g26960-like — MPNQSTATKQSCTQNRAGPLQNLSPVDLPRKARPAGQCSCEARPPEGRGAVSERQALSPPDLAAMAAESCHPRGLSWLARSCIPADPARHIAVPVPISATATTNPASDTEESPISTLPDELLLECLARVPRSSLHPLPAVCRRFAALLASHGFLHLRRAHGRLRPCLLAVSVSSAHGAAGAFARALLQLGASSRPELEVAALPLPPPLLHCAGSSSSAFAFAHARAVAVGREVFLIGCGATLRVDALTGAARACAPTLFPRKKFAAAAVGGRIYVAGGSARTAAVEEYDPAADAWRVVAEAPRRRYGCAGAAAGGVFYVAGGVAVSGHPVGEGGAPRALEAHACAGSVDALHVASGAWAWSARPRAVPGGGCVVGACGAGDGHLYVVASHAVDLSFWRWSGGGNRGGGGACGWVALEAPPVPRGSVGLGTAVRVAMAGVGADRVAAVVNVAAVRGHNAAGGGAALEGLVLVYDIGGGKWSRAPDLPPGFRRAACAAVEC; from the coding sequence ATGCCCAATCAGTCAACGGCAACCAAACAAAGTTGCACGCAAAACAGAGCAGGCCCACTCCAAAACTTGTCACCCGTGGACCTCCCCAGGAAagcaaggccggccggccaatgcaGCTGCGAGGCCAGACCGCCAGAGGGGCGGGGCGCAGTGAGTGAGCGGCAAGCTCTCTCCCCTCCCGATCTGGCAGCCATGGCCGCGGAGAGCTGCCACCCCCGCGGCCTCTCGTGGCTCGCCAGGTCCTGCATCCCCGCCGACCCCGCACGCCACATCGCCGTCCCCGTCCCCATctctgccacggccaccacCAACCCAGCCTCCGACACCGAGGAGTCCCCCATCTCCACGCTCCccgacgagctcctcctcgAGTGCCTCGCCCGCGTACCCCGCTCCTCCCTCCACCCGCTCCCCGCCGTATGCCGCCGCTTCGCCGCGCTCCTCGCCTCCCACGgcttcctccacctccgccgcgcccacggccgcctccgcccttgCCTCCTCGCCGTCTCCGTCTCCTCCGCCCACGGCGCCGCTGGTGCCTTCGCCCGCGCGCTGCTCCAGCTCGGCGCCTCCTCCCGCCCCGAACTCGAGGTCGCCGCGTTGCCCCTGCCTCCGCCGCTCCTGCATTGcgcgggctcctcctcctccgcgttcgcgttcgcgcacgcgcgcgccgtCGCGGTGGGCCGCGAGGTGTTCCTCATCGGCTGCGGCGCGACGCTGCGGGTGGACGCGCTcacgggcgcggcgcgcgcgtgcgcgcccaCGCTGTTCCCGCGGAAGAagttcgcggcggcggccgtgggcggGCGGATCTACGTCGCGGGCGGCTCGGCGCGcaccgcggcggtggaggagtaCGACCCggcggccgacgcgtggcgtgtcgtggcggaggcgccgcggcggaggtaCGGGTGCGCgggggcggccgcgggcggcgtgTTCTACGTCGCCGGCGGGGTGGCGGTGTCCGGTCACCCCGTCGGGGAGGGCGGCGCCCCGCGCGCGCTCGAGGCGCACGCGTGCGCCGGGTCGGTGGACGCGCTGCACGTGGCGTCGGGCGCGTGGGCGTGgtcggcgcggccgcgggcggtACCCGGCGGCGGGTGCGTCGTGGGCGCATGCGGCGCCGGGGACGGCCACCTCTACGTGGTGGCCAGCCACGCGGTGGACCTCTCCTTctggcggtggagcggcggcgggaacagaggaggaggcggcgcgtgcGGGTGGGTGGCGCTGGAGGCGCCGCCGGTGCCCCGGGGCTCGGTGGGTCTGGGCACGGCGGTGCGCGTGGCGATGGCCGGCGTGGGCGCTGACAGGGTGGCCGCGGTGGTGAACGTGGCGGCCGTGAGGGGCCACAacgcggcgggtggcggcgcagcactGGAAGGATTGGTGCTGGTGTATGACATCGGCGGCGGCAAGTGGAGCCGCGCGCCCGACCTGCCGCCGGGGTTCCGGCGGGCCGCGTGTGCCGCCGTCGAGTGCTGA
- the LOC120696649 gene encoding ribosome biogenesis protein WDR12 homolog translates to MDADPSRQVRVCFITKLPPPLHAPPAAIAIPADLYRMGLSEIVNSLLAAATEPDHKAQAFDFLVDGELVPLPLQQFLLAKGISAKRIFA, encoded by the exons atgGACGCGGATCCCTCGCGCCAGGTGCGCGTGTGCTTCATCACAAAGCTGCCGCCCCCACTTcatgcgccgcccgccgccatcgccatccCCGCGGACCTCTATCGCATGGGCCTCTCCGAGATCGTCAACAgccttctcgccgccg CAACCGAACCGGACCACAAGGCGCAAGCCTTCGACTTTCTCGTGGACGGCGAGCTCGTGCCGCTGCCGCTCCAGCAGTTCCTCCTCGCCAAGGGCATCTCGGCGAAACGAATTTTCGCTTGA